A single Ammospiza caudacuta isolate bAmmCau1 chromosome 6, bAmmCau1.pri, whole genome shotgun sequence DNA region contains:
- the TSPAN18 gene encoding tetraspanin-18: MEGDCLSCMKYLMFLFNFFIFLGGACLLGLGIWVIVDPTGFREIVAANPLLFTGAYIMLAMGAMLFLLGFLGCCGAIRENKCLLLFFFMFILLIFLAELSAAILAFIFRENLTREFFTKELKKHYQRNNDTDVFSSTWNSVMITFACCGVNGPEDFEDIRHLPYSSLEKSTPEACCQRELQSREGMFVNKEACLEGIERFQNRQGCYTVILNSFETYVYLAGALAIGVLAIELFAMIFAMCLFRGIQ; encoded by the exons ATGGAGGGAGACTGTCTCAGCTGCATGAAATACCTGATGtttcttttcaatttctttaTATTT CTGGGAGGAGCATGCCTGCTGGGACTCGGAATCTGGGTCATTGTGGATCCCACAGGTTTTCGAGAGATAGTGGCAGCCAACCCCCTGCTCTTCACGGGAGCGTACATCATGCTGGCCATGGGAGCCATGCTCTTCCTGCTGGGCttcctgggctgctgtggtGCCATCCGTGAGAACAAATGCCTCCTGCTCTTT ttCTTCATGTTTATTTTGCTAATCTTCCTGGCGGAGCTTTCAGCTGCAATCCTGGCTTTTATATTCAGAGAAAAC CTGACCAGAGAGTTCTTCACCAAGGAGCTGAAGAAGCACTACCAGAGGAACAACGACACGGACGTCTTCTCTTCCACCTGGAACTCTGTTATGATCACA TTTGCCTGCTGTGGAGTGAACGGACCAGAAGATTTTGAAGATATTCGTCACCTGCCATATTCTTCTTTGGAAAAGTCAACACCAGAGGCTTGCTGCCAGCGAGAGCTCCAGAGCCGGGAGGGGATGTTTGTCAACAAGGAAGCTTGTCTAGAAGGCATTGAGAGGTTTCAGAACCGGCAG GGCTGCTACACCGTGATCCTGAACTCCTTTGAGACGTATGTGTACCTGGCAGGAGCTCTTGCCATCGGAGTGCTGGCAATTGAG CTGTTTGCCATGATCTTTGCTATGTGTCTCTTTCGAGGGATCCAGTAA